From Streptobacillus canis, the proteins below share one genomic window:
- a CDS encoding DegV family protein, with translation MGIKYIDAKRLRRILIGGAKWVKKHEDYLNELNVYPVPDGDTGSNMSMTLETMKNDIEGSTTKKSSMTEVIDVIEESVLMGARGNSGTILSQIITGFLRGIGDKKRLESTDLAEALVSAKEVAYKAVDTPVEGTILTVIREVSEKAMEIKDEIETLDKMLEVLTTTAEEAVNKTPELLPKLKEAGVVDSGAMGLYYFFIGISKALTEIDEIVTQEATEKTFDSKLSDITHDPAEIKFRYCTEFIIRNADFDIDKFKEDILKLGDSAVFAQTSKKFKIHVHTNNPGQALELAVQHGDLEKIKIENMKLQNEGLVSSEKEQTKIFVNPKPNLSKYSYVILADSLNLKEEFLTLGADVVLLGGQSQNPSVQDILNAIAKINSNKQIVILPNNKNVISTANIAAEKTEKNVLVIPTKTMMEGYYYLTNYYDILANTKFNQEFNYSIEITKAVRDTSVDGLVITKDDYIALVNTKIKHANADLQTLINEVKEKYITETTTNITIVEGKDKFDEVRSSLNIPNTKFIIGDQENYQYYIYIENRPTDMSDIAIVTDSACELTEDDIKGLPIFITPIRLEAGGEHFKDGVNITKEEFWNKLINEEAHFKSAQPSPKELMNLYTNIFNKGYKKIITLNISSTMSGTFRTVKMVSSNLNKENDIIQIDTQLVSFPLGILVKQAAEKAIMKQSVNEISAWIEKFKSKVKALIVVEDLKYLERGGRITKMARSIGDFLNLKPILTFSQGSLTVEKKVFGENSAISYLEKNIQEISKKQSIYLYTGFGGSSKQLDNINQILESIKGNHKITVAEKTTHIGATVGSHAGPIYAICIVPKLL, from the coding sequence ATGGGTATAAAGTACATTGACGCGAAGAGATTAAGACGTATTCTTATCGGTGGAGCTAAATGGGTAAAAAAACATGAGGACTACTTAAACGAGTTAAACGTTTATCCTGTACCAGATGGTGATACAGGGTCAAATATGTCTATGACTTTAGAAACAATGAAAAACGATATAGAAGGTAGTACTACCAAAAAAAGTTCTATGACAGAAGTTATAGATGTTATAGAAGAATCAGTATTAATGGGAGCAAGAGGAAACTCTGGTACTATACTTTCTCAAATCATCACAGGATTCTTAAGAGGAATTGGTGATAAGAAAAGATTAGAAAGCACTGATTTAGCTGAAGCTTTAGTTAGTGCTAAAGAAGTTGCTTACAAAGCGGTGGACACACCTGTTGAAGGAACTATACTAACTGTAATTAGAGAAGTTAGTGAAAAAGCAATGGAAATTAAAGATGAAATTGAAACTTTAGACAAAATGTTAGAAGTTTTAACGACTACAGCTGAAGAAGCTGTAAACAAAACACCTGAATTATTACCAAAACTTAAAGAAGCAGGTGTGGTAGATTCTGGTGCTATGGGTCTTTATTACTTCTTTATAGGAATAAGTAAAGCTCTTACTGAAATAGATGAAATAGTTACTCAAGAAGCTACAGAAAAAACATTTGATAGCAAATTAAGTGACATTACTCATGATCCAGCAGAAATTAAATTCAGATACTGTACTGAGTTCATAATTAGAAATGCTGATTTTGATATAGACAAATTTAAAGAAGACATCTTAAAATTAGGAGATTCTGCAGTATTTGCTCAAACTTCTAAGAAATTCAAGATACATGTACACACTAATAATCCTGGACAAGCTCTAGAACTTGCTGTGCAACATGGAGATCTTGAAAAAATTAAGATAGAAAATATGAAATTACAAAATGAAGGATTAGTAAGTAGTGAGAAGGAACAAACTAAGATATTTGTTAACCCTAAACCAAACTTATCTAAATACTCTTATGTTATCTTAGCAGATAGCTTAAACTTAAAAGAAGAATTCTTAACTTTAGGTGCTGACGTTGTACTACTTGGTGGACAAAGTCAAAATCCAAGTGTACAAGATATTTTAAATGCCATTGCTAAAATAAATAGTAATAAACAAATAGTAATATTACCTAATAACAAAAATGTAATTTCTACAGCAAATATTGCTGCTGAAAAAACAGAAAAAAACGTTTTAGTTATACCAACTAAAACTATGATGGAAGGTTATTACTATCTAACAAACTATTATGATATCTTAGCTAATACAAAATTCAATCAAGAGTTTAACTACTCTATTGAAATTACTAAGGCTGTAAGAGATACTAGTGTTGATGGATTAGTAATTACTAAAGATGATTACATCGCATTAGTTAATACTAAGATTAAACATGCTAACGCAGATTTACAAACATTAATTAATGAAGTAAAAGAAAAATATATTACTGAGACTACAACTAATATTACTATAGTTGAAGGTAAAGATAAATTTGATGAAGTTCGTTCAAGTTTAAATATACCTAATACTAAATTTATAATTGGTGATCAAGAAAATTATCAATATTATATCTATATTGAAAATAGACCAACAGATATGTCTGATATTGCTATCGTAACAGATTCTGCATGTGAGTTAACAGAAGATGATATTAAAGGATTACCAATATTTATTACTCCTATTAGACTTGAAGCAGGTGGAGAACACTTTAAAGACGGTGTAAATATTACTAAAGAGGAATTTTGGAATAAACTTATCAATGAAGAAGCTCACTTCAAAAGCGCTCAACCTTCACCTAAAGAGTTAATGAATCTTTATACAAATATTTTTAATAAAGGATATAAGAAGATAATTACTTTAAATATTAGCAGCACTATGAGTGGAACATTTAGAACTGTTAAGATGGTTAGCTCTAACTTAAATAAAGAAAATGATATAATTCAAATAGATACACAACTTGTTTCTTTCCCATTAGGAATACTAGTTAAACAAGCAGCAGAAAAAGCTATAATGAAACAGTCAGTAAATGAAATTTCAGCATGGATAGAGAAGTTTAAATCTAAAGTTAAAGCACTAATAGTTGTAGAAGATTTAAAATATCTTGAAAGAGGTGGAAGAATCACTAAAATGGCTAGATCTATTGGTGATTTCTTAAACTTAAAACCTATACTTACTTTCTCTCAAGGTAGTCTTACTGTTGAAAAAAAAGTATTTGGAGAAAATTCTGCTATATCTTATCTTGAAAAAAATATACAAGAAATTTCTAAAAAACAAAGTATTTATCTATATACTGGATTTGGTGGTAGTTCAAAACAACTAGATAATATTAATCAAATACTTGAAAGTATAAAAGGTAACCATAAAATTACGGTTGCTGAAAAAACTACACATATAGGAGCAACTGTAGGTTCTCATGCAGGTCCAATATATGCAATTTGCATAGTACCTAAATTATTATAA